A genomic region of Eucalyptus grandis isolate ANBG69807.140 chromosome 5, ASM1654582v1, whole genome shotgun sequence contains the following coding sequences:
- the LOC104444363 gene encoding vestitone reductase gives MSTNPVTYATKYLTFFPGYCRPPLSSSIKKHHFHHSLAWEREIKKHHFHHKLAWERERERERERESFMESDKGMVCVTGGTGYLATWTIMRLLEKGYSVRATVRPDPDRKRDISFLTNLAKGPQSLQIFHADLSDPESFAPAIEGCVGVFHMAATIDFHGREPEAVLTERAVRGAVGILKACSSAGTVRRVVYTSSSAAVHGNATSAETMDEGFWTDVEMVRRLKTAEGPYMVSKTLAEKAVLDAGARMGLDVVVVVPSFMIGPFLCPKLPASIGIALAMVLGDANPYKNVCLSKTSVVHPDDVARAHIYLFEHLPAKGRFICSSDVITLEETAELLSQRFPELPVPSPSALKEIRGYSMPRLSSRKLLDIGFEFKHRPEDMLDGAIRSCRENGYV, from the exons ATGTCCACAAACCCTGTTACATATGCGACGAAATATCTAACATTCTTTCCTGGCTACTGTCGGCCGCCTCTCTCCAGTAGCATCAAAAAGCACCATTTCCATCACAGTCTAGCTTGGGAAAGAGAGATCAAAAAGCACCATTTCCATCACAAGCTAGCttgggaaagagagagagagagagagagagagagagagtcgttcATGGAGAGCGATAAAGGCATGGTGTGTGTAACGGGCGGGACTGGATACTTGGCTACATGGACGATCATGAGGCTCCTCGAGAAGGGTTACTCGGTCCGGGCCACCGTCCGTCCTGACCCGG ATCGCAAGAGGGACATCAGCTTCCTGACAAACCTCGCGAAAGGGCCGCAAAGCCTCCAGATCTTCCACGCCGATCTCAGCGACCCCGAGAGCTTCGCCCCGGCCATCGAGGGCTGCGTCGGCGTCTTCCACATGGCCGCCACCATCGACTTCCACGGCCGGGAGCCAGAGGCCGTCCTCACGGAGAGAGCTGTCCGCGGGGCGGTCGGCATCCTGAAGGCATGCTCGAGCGCTGGAACGGTGAGGCGGGTGGTGTACACGTCGAGCTCCGCCGCCGTGCACGGGAACGCTACCAGCGCAGAGACCATGGACGAGGGCTTCTGGACTGACGTCGAAATGGTCAGGAGACTGAAGACGGCTGAGGGGCCATACATGGTCTCCAAGACGCTGGCGGAGAAGGCGGTTCTCGATGCCGGGGCGAGGATGGGGCTGgatgtggtggtggtggttcctTCCTTCATGATTGGCCCATTCCTTTGCCCCAAGCTTCCGGCCTCAATTGGCATAGCGCTGGCCATGGTCTTGG GAGACGCAAACCCATATAAGAATGTGTGTTTATCCAAGACATCGGTGGTACATCCAGACGATGTGGCGAGGGCGCATATCTACCTCTTCGAACACCTTCCGGCCAAAGGCAGGTTCATCTGCTCTTCCGACGTGATCACCCTCGAAGAGACGGCCGAGCTTCTCTCCCAGAGGTTCCCGGAACTTCCGGTGCCATCGCCGAG CGCTCTCAAGGAAATAAGAGGTTATTCGATGCCGCGCCTTTCGTCGAGGAAGCTCTTGGACATTGGCTTCGAGTTCAAGCATCGCCCGGAGGACATGCTCGATGGAGCTATTCGGAGCTGCAGAGAAAACGGTTACGTTTGA